A single region of the Erythrobacter sp. genome encodes:
- a CDS encoding DUF465 domain-containing protein, giving the protein MATAASTSHVQALQSKHAGIEARLRDEMARPAPDAAKVQFLKKQKLRLKEEIARG; this is encoded by the coding sequence ATGGCAACTGCAGCTTCCACCTCGCACGTCCAGGCACTCCAGTCCAAGCACGCCGGCATCGAAGCCCGCCTGCGCGACGAAATGGCCCGGCCCGCGCCCGATGCTGCAAAGGTCCAGTTCCTCAAGAAGCAGAAGCTCCGATTGAAGGAGGAGATCGCGCGCGGCTGA
- the nadA gene encoding quinolinate synthase NadA, protein MSIETKLPTGQDLLAEIDRLRKERNAVILAHYYQTADIQDIADFVGDSLELSRKAADTDADVIAFCGVKFMADTAKILSPEKTVILPDMDAGCSLEDSCPPEKFKAFREAHPDHIALTYINCSTEVKALSDIIVTSSSAETILQQIPKDQPIIFGPDRHLGGWLSRKFDREMLLWPGVCIVHEAFSETELLKLKEQHPGAPIAAHPECPPTILDHADHVGSTSSILKYAQEFEGDTLIVATEPHIIHQMEKALPEKNFIGAPGADGNCACNICPYMALNTMEKLYVALRDLEPRIEIDEDIRLKAKKSLDRMLEMASGTVGKGDLGRVEIEEMPKGEVPSGD, encoded by the coding sequence ATGAGCATCGAGACGAAACTTCCCACCGGCCAGGACCTGCTCGCCGAGATCGACCGGCTGCGCAAGGAACGTAACGCCGTCATCCTCGCGCATTACTACCAGACCGCCGACATCCAGGACATCGCGGACTTCGTCGGCGACAGCCTCGAATTGTCTCGCAAGGCGGCGGACACCGATGCCGACGTGATCGCGTTCTGCGGGGTCAAGTTCATGGCCGACACCGCCAAGATCCTCTCACCCGAAAAGACGGTGATCCTGCCCGACATGGACGCAGGTTGCAGCCTCGAAGACAGCTGCCCGCCCGAAAAGTTCAAGGCTTTCCGCGAAGCCCACCCCGATCACATCGCGCTGACCTACATCAACTGTTCGACCGAGGTGAAGGCGCTCTCCGACATCATCGTCACCTCCTCCAGCGCGGAGACGATCCTCCAGCAGATCCCCAAGGACCAGCCGATCATCTTCGGCCCCGACCGGCACCTCGGCGGGTGGCTCAGCCGCAAGTTCGACCGCGAGATGCTGCTTTGGCCGGGTGTGTGCATCGTCCACGAAGCCTTCAGCGAGACCGAGCTCCTCAAGCTCAAGGAACAGCACCCCGGCGCGCCCATCGCCGCGCACCCGGAATGCCCGCCGACAATCCTCGACCACGCCGACCATGTCGGATCGACGTCCTCGATCCTGAAATACGCGCAGGAATTCGAAGGCGACACGCTGATCGTCGCGACCGAGCCGCACATCATCCACCAGATGGAAAAGGCGCTCCCGGAAAAGAACTTCATCGGCGCGCCCGGCGCGGACGGCAACTGCGCCTGCAACATCTGCCCCTACATGGCCTTGAACACGATGGAGAAGCTCTACGTCGCCCTGCGCGACCTCGAACCACGTATCGAGATCGACGAGGACATCCGCCTCAAAGCCAAGAAGAGCCTCGACCGGATGCTGGAGATGGCAAGCGGGACCGTGGGCAAGGGCGACCTCGGCAGAGTCGAGATCGAGGAAATGCCCAAGGGCGAGGTGCCCAGCGGGGATTAA
- a CDS encoding MBL fold metallo-hydrolase, producing the protein MAEIPPKPWPTGEAEAVEPLVRRVLAPNPSPYTYTGTQTYVVGEDGGPDCAVIDPGPAEEAHLDAIERAIAGRRVIAIMCTHTHRDHSPAAAPLAERTGAPIVGCAPLVLEADLPRSDESFDTTYAPDRVLEDGEAMKGTGWTLTAVATPGHTSNHLCFALEESGALFTGDHVMGWSTSVVVPPDGDMGAYLASLEKLLAREDRVYHSAHGAAITKPRQLVRGMIGHRRQRENQILRLLGQEARAVGEFIPAMYKGLDERLVPAAEMSVTAHLLDLEKRGLVARGEEAGVEIWRGA; encoded by the coding sequence ATGGCAGAGATCCCTCCCAAGCCCTGGCCCACCGGCGAGGCCGAAGCGGTCGAACCGCTGGTCCGCCGCGTGCTCGCCCCCAACCCCTCGCCCTATACCTACACCGGCACACAGACCTATGTCGTCGGCGAGGACGGCGGGCCGGACTGCGCGGTGATCGACCCCGGCCCGGCGGAGGAAGCGCATCTCGACGCGATCGAGCGCGCAATCGCGGGGCGCAGGGTCATCGCGATCATGTGCACCCACACCCACCGCGACCACTCGCCCGCCGCCGCCCCGCTGGCGGAGCGGACGGGCGCGCCGATCGTCGGCTGCGCGCCGCTGGTTCTGGAGGCCGACCTGCCGCGCTCGGACGAGAGTTTCGACACCACCTATGCGCCCGACCGCGTGCTGGAGGACGGCGAGGCGATGAAGGGCACGGGCTGGACCCTCACCGCTGTCGCGACCCCCGGCCATACCTCGAACCACCTGTGCTTCGCGCTCGAGGAATCGGGCGCGCTGTTCACCGGCGACCATGTCATGGGCTGGTCCACTAGCGTCGTCGTCCCGCCCGACGGCGACATGGGCGCCTATCTCGCCAGCCTCGAAAAACTGCTCGCGCGCGAGGACAGGGTCTACCACTCCGCCCACGGCGCAGCGATCACCAAGCCGCGCCAATTGGTGCGCGGGATGATCGGCCACCGCCGCCAGCGCGAGAACCAGATCCTGCGCCTGCTTGGGCAGGAGGCCCGCGCGGTCGGCGAGTTCATCCCGGCAATGTACAAGGGGCTCGACGAACGCCTCGTCCCCGCCGCCGAGATGAGCGTGACGGCGCACCTCCTTGACCTCGAAAAGCGCGGCCTCGTCGCGCGCGGCGAGGAAGCGGGCGTCGAAATCTGGCGCGGAGCCTAA
- a CDS encoding DUF1465 family protein gives MARTSDLSRPIIEALYTEALVLADEVRAVFASGTRPAEPADPMSGEGAMIRLALSTEGLKTTTRMMHVLAWLLNQRAFFSGELSASQVRRHGTLPPDREADAEALARLEPETRALIEETVQLHRRIARLDEAWRQDFAMQSPARAFQQMIGRELGRG, from the coding sequence ATGGCCCGCACCAGCGATCTTTCCCGCCCGATCATCGAGGCACTCTACACCGAAGCCCTCGTCCTTGCCGACGAGGTGCGCGCGGTCTTCGCCTCCGGGACGCGGCCTGCCGAACCCGCCGACCCGATGAGCGGCGAAGGCGCGATGATCCGGCTCGCGCTCTCGACCGAGGGGCTCAAGACCACGACGCGAATGATGCACGTGCTCGCCTGGCTGCTCAATCAGCGCGCGTTCTTTTCGGGCGAGCTGTCCGCCAGCCAGGTGCGGCGTCACGGCACGCTCCCGCCCGACCGCGAAGCGGATGCCGAAGCGCTGGCCCGGCTCGAACCGGAAACCCGCGCGCTGATCGAGGAAACGGTCCAGCTGCACCGCCGAATCGCGCGGCTGGATGAAGCATGGCGGCAGGATTTCGCCATGCAGTCGCCCGCGCGCGCGTTCCAGCAGATGATCGGGCGCGAACTGGGGCGCGGCTAG
- a CDS encoding DMT family transporter yields MEKEGAGTENLAPQALGRARGWVLLAALLAGNVALATGPWLVRLADTGPVSAAFWRLLLALPFLAVFARVAGQRLGGMPRRTLVAVAIGATAFALDLASWHTGIGMTRLANATLFGNSGSIVLLFWGFIAARSLPRGAEWLAIFCALAGAGILLGRSLEISQQTFVGDLFCLAAGLLYAVYLLNLQGARGGFGGWSLLVWVSLFACPTLLALALALGEPVWPTDWTPILILFVSSQLVGQGLLVYSLGHFPPLVIGLALLTQPAVAALIGWSVFGEMLTALDVAGMVLLGSALAVARASQRKVAPAPRRD; encoded by the coding sequence ATGGAAAAAGAGGGGGCCGGGACAGAAAATCTTGCACCGCAGGCGCTCGGGCGGGCGCGCGGGTGGGTGCTGCTGGCGGCGCTGCTGGCGGGCAATGTCGCGCTTGCGACGGGGCCGTGGCTGGTGCGGCTGGCGGACACGGGGCCGGTCTCGGCGGCGTTCTGGCGGCTGCTCTTGGCGCTCCCCTTCCTCGCGGTGTTCGCGCGGGTCGCGGGCCAGCGGCTCGGCGGGATGCCGCGCCGCACGCTTGTCGCGGTGGCGATCGGGGCGACCGCCTTCGCCTTGGACCTTGCCAGCTGGCACACCGGCATCGGCATGACACGGCTCGCCAACGCGACCCTGTTTGGCAATTCGGGCAGCATCGTGCTGCTGTTCTGGGGCTTCATCGCCGCGCGCAGCCTGCCGCGCGGGGCGGAATGGCTCGCCATTTTCTGCGCGCTCGCAGGGGCCGGGATATTGCTCGGGCGCAGTCTCGAGATTTCGCAGCAAACCTTCGTGGGCGACCTGTTCTGCCTCGCCGCGGGGCTGCTCTACGCGGTCTATCTGCTCAACCTGCAAGGGGCGCGGGGCGGTTTCGGCGGGTGGAGCCTGCTCGTCTGGGTGAGCCTGTTCGCCTGCCCGACCCTGCTCGCGCTGGCGCTGGCGCTGGGCGAACCGGTCTGGCCGACCGACTGGACGCCGATCCTGATCCTGTTCGTATCGAGCCAGCTCGTCGGACAGGGCCTGCTGGTCTATTCGCTCGGCCATTTCCCGCCGCTGGTGATCGGCCTCGCCCTGCTGACCCAGCCGGCGGTCGCCGCGCTGATCGGCTGGAGCGTGTTCGGCGAGATGCTCACCGCGCTCGACGTTGCGGGGATGGTGCTGTTGGGAAGCGCTCTTGCGGTGGCGCGGGCGAGCCAGCGTAAGGTCGCCCCCGCTCCCAGAAGGGATTAA
- the ptsP gene encoding phosphoenolpyruvate--protein phosphotransferase, producing the protein MTAAASARQILTRLTEVMASRLHAQGKLDRVVEIIGECLTSEVCSIYLLREGMLELFATRGLNQSAVHVTRMAVGEGLTGTIAANVETLNLAEAKAHPDFLYRPETGEDKFHSFAGVPIVYRERAVGVLCVQHVDPRRYEDVEIEALQTTAMVLSELIANAELVDEEEARGLTEEQTAPANVSGLPMVKGLGAGQAVYHQPRVQITQVMAEDIEAERQRVYRAFDKMREQIDNLAGQAEFGVGGEHEEVLETYKMFAYDEGWSRRINEAIDSGLTAEAAIERVQQHTRMRMREIDDPLLADRMHDLEDLANRLIRIVAGQLGTAASQGLRRDTILIARNLGPAELLEYDKRRLKGVILEEGSLTAHVVIVARAMGVPVLGRAQGVRGVIREGDEVLLDATAGNAIVRPLQQVSDAFHARFAKSKERQAAYASLRDVEPFTRCGTRIQVMMNAGLRDDMSNLAMTGADGVGLFRTEFQFLVSATLPQRERQTRLYRDVLDAAGDKPVIFRTVDIGGDKSVPYLASDVARNDENPAMGWRALRLALEREGLMKAQARALLEAAGGRALYVMFPMVSEVWEFDAAKAVFEEQHAFLRTKKKLGPERIHFGAMLEVPALAEVLDLLLPKLSFLSVGTNDLTQFLFAADRANPKLAQRYDWLSPSILRFLRRVIQSSVGSGVDVGVCGEMGGRRLEALALLGIGFRRLSITPAAVGPIKELVRKIDLDELSAALTAWLADPATDIRAELSAWASAREIETD; encoded by the coding sequence ATGACCGCTGCCGCATCCGCCCGCCAGATCCTCACCCGCCTGACCGAGGTCATGGCCTCGCGCCTTCACGCGCAGGGCAAGCTCGACCGCGTGGTCGAGATCATCGGCGAATGCCTCACCAGCGAGGTCTGCTCGATCTACCTGTTGCGCGAGGGGATGCTCGAGTTGTTCGCCACCCGCGGCCTCAACCAGAGCGCGGTCCACGTCACCCGCATGGCGGTGGGCGAGGGGCTGACCGGCACAATCGCGGCCAATGTCGAGACATTGAACCTCGCCGAGGCGAAGGCGCATCCCGACTTTCTCTATCGCCCCGAGACGGGCGAGGACAAATTCCATTCCTTCGCCGGCGTACCGATCGTCTACCGCGAACGCGCGGTGGGCGTGTTGTGCGTCCAGCACGTCGATCCGCGCCGCTACGAGGATGTCGAGATCGAGGCGCTCCAGACCACCGCGATGGTGCTGTCCGAACTGATCGCCAATGCCGAACTGGTCGACGAGGAGGAAGCGCGCGGCCTGACCGAGGAGCAGACCGCGCCCGCCAACGTCTCCGGGCTTCCCATGGTCAAGGGGCTCGGCGCGGGGCAGGCGGTCTACCACCAGCCGCGCGTCCAGATCACGCAGGTCATGGCCGAGGACATCGAGGCCGAGCGCCAGCGGGTCTACCGCGCCTTCGACAAGATGCGCGAGCAGATCGACAATCTTGCAGGCCAGGCCGAATTCGGCGTCGGCGGCGAGCACGAGGAGGTGCTCGAGACCTACAAGATGTTCGCCTATGACGAGGGCTGGTCGCGCCGCATCAACGAGGCGATCGATTCCGGCCTCACGGCGGAAGCGGCGATCGAGCGCGTCCAGCAGCACACCCGTATGCGGATGCGCGAGATCGACGACCCGCTGCTCGCCGACCGGATGCACGACCTGGAGGATCTCGCCAACCGGCTGATCCGGATCGTCGCGGGGCAATTGGGCACGGCGGCCTCGCAGGGGCTTCGGCGCGACACGATTCTGATCGCGCGTAATCTCGGCCCTGCCGAACTGCTCGAATACGACAAGCGGCGGCTGAAGGGCGTGATCCTGGAGGAAGGGTCATTGACCGCCCATGTCGTGATCGTCGCGCGGGCGATGGGCGTGCCGGTGCTCGGCCGGGCGCAGGGCGTGCGCGGGGTGATCCGCGAAGGCGACGAGGTTCTGCTCGATGCGACCGCGGGCAACGCGATCGTGCGCCCGCTGCAGCAGGTCTCCGATGCCTTCCACGCGCGCTTCGCCAAGTCGAAGGAGCGCCAGGCGGCCTATGCTTCGCTGCGCGATGTCGAACCCTTCACCCGCTGCGGGACGCGCATCCAGGTGATGATGAACGCCGGGCTGCGCGACGACATGAGCAATCTCGCCATGACGGGCGCGGACGGAGTCGGCCTGTTCCGCACCGAGTTTCAGTTCCTCGTCTCCGCGACGCTCCCCCAGCGCGAGCGGCAGACCCGGCTCTACCGCGACGTGCTCGATGCGGCGGGGGACAAGCCGGTGATCTTCCGCACGGTCGACATCGGCGGGGACAAGTCGGTGCCCTACCTCGCCTCGGACGTGGCGCGCAACGACGAGAATCCGGCGATGGGCTGGCGCGCGCTGCGGCTCGCGCTCGAACGCGAGGGGCTGATGAAGGCGCAGGCGCGCGCGTTGCTCGAAGCGGCGGGGGGCAGGGCGCTCTACGTCATGTTCCCGATGGTCAGCGAGGTGTGGGAATTCGACGCCGCCAAGGCCGTTTTCGAAGAACAGCACGCCTTCCTTCGCACCAAGAAGAAGCTCGGGCCGGAACGCATCCATTTCGGCGCAATGCTCGAAGTGCCCGCATTGGCCGAGGTGCTCGACCTGTTGCTGCCGAAACTGAGCTTCCTTTCGGTCGGCACCAACGACCTCACCCAGTTCCTGTTCGCCGCCGATCGCGCCAATCCCAAGCTCGCCCAGCGCTACGACTGGCTGTCCCCGTCGATCCTGCGGTTCCTGCGGCGCGTCATCCAGTCGAGCGTCGGCAGCGGCGTCGATGTCGGCGTGTGCGGCGAGATGGGCGGGCGCAGGCTGGAAGCTCTGGCATTGCTCGGCATCGGCTTCCGCCGCCTCTCGATCACGCCCGCGGCGGTCGGCCCGATCAAGGAACTGGTGCGCAAGATCGACCTCGACGAGCTTTCCGCCGCGCTCACCGCCTGGCTGGCCGACCCGGCCACCGACATCCGGGCAGAATTGTCCGCCTGGGCGAGCGCGCGCGAGATCGAAACCGATTGA
- a CDS encoding alkene reductase, giving the protein MHDALFQPLTMGALTARNRIFMAPLTRGRAAEPMFVPNELMATYYRQRAGAGMILTEATGISREGLGWPSAPGIWSDEQVEGWKLTTKAVHDEGGLIVMQLWHMGRLVHPWFLDGEPPVSASATQAPGQAHTPVGKQDYALARELSKEDIARVVADYRHAAENAKKAGFDGVQLHGANGYLVDQFLRDSSNLRTDEYGGSPENRTRFMREVLEALVDVWGADRVGIRLSPNGETQGVDDSDPAATFGAAAKVCEELGLAFVELREPGPDGTFGATDVPKQNPVIRAAYSGALILNSDYTAEAAEEAVTSGVCDAVSFGRPYISNPDLETRIARGAHWNPNKDVPKSWYFPIPEGYVDYPTLAEEEAEGAAA; this is encoded by the coding sequence ATGCACGACGCCCTTTTCCAGCCGCTCACCATGGGCGCGCTCACGGCGAGGAACCGCATCTTCATGGCCCCGCTCACCCGCGGGCGCGCGGCCGAGCCGATGTTCGTGCCGAACGAACTGATGGCGACCTATTACCGCCAGCGCGCGGGCGCGGGCATGATCCTGACCGAGGCGACCGGCATCAGCCGCGAAGGGCTCGGCTGGCCGAGCGCGCCCGGCATCTGGTCAGACGAACAGGTCGAGGGCTGGAAGCTCACCACCAAGGCCGTGCATGACGAAGGCGGGCTGATCGTCATGCAGTTGTGGCACATGGGCCGACTGGTCCACCCCTGGTTCCTCGACGGCGAACCGCCCGTCTCGGCAAGCGCGACACAGGCACCCGGACAGGCCCACACCCCGGTGGGCAAGCAGGACTACGCGCTTGCCCGAGAGCTTTCCAAGGAAGACATCGCCCGTGTCGTCGCCGACTATCGCCACGCCGCCGAAAACGCCAAGAAGGCGGGCTTCGACGGGGTCCAACTGCACGGCGCGAATGGCTATCTCGTCGACCAGTTCCTGCGCGATTCCTCGAACCTTCGCACCGACGAATACGGCGGCAGCCCGGAAAACCGCACCCGCTTCATGCGCGAAGTTCTCGAAGCGCTGGTCGATGTCTGGGGCGCGGACCGCGTCGGCATTCGCCTGTCGCCCAACGGCGAGACGCAAGGGGTCGACGACAGCGACCCGGCGGCGACCTTCGGCGCGGCGGCGAAGGTGTGCGAAGAGCTCGGCCTCGCCTTCGTCGAACTGCGCGAGCCCGGCCCCGACGGGACTTTCGGCGCGACCGACGTGCCCAAGCAGAACCCGGTCATCCGCGCGGCCTATTCGGGCGCGCTGATTCTCAATTCGGACTACACCGCCGAAGCCGCCGAAGAAGCCGTCACCAGCGGCGTGTGCGACGCGGTGAGCTTCGGGCGGCCCTATATCTCGAACCCCGACCTCGAGACCAGGATCGCGCGGGGCGCGCACTGGAACCCGAACAAGGACGTGCCCAAGAGCTGGTATTTCCCAATCCCCGAAGGCTATGTCGATTACCCGACGCTCGCCGAAGAAGAGGCGGAAGGCGCGGCGGCCTAG
- the glpK gene encoding glycerol kinase GlpK, which yields MSDYILVLDEGTTSTRAMLFASDGVMVASAQAELTQHYPQGGWVEHDAAEIWDKTLACAREVVPRAGGAAMIAGLGITNQRETVVAWDRETGEPLTRAIVWQDRRTEPLCMELREAGHEAEVQRRTGLVLDPYFAGTKMRWMLDNVPAVKAAAEAGTLAFGTVESWLIFKLTGGKRHVTDASNASRTLLMDLESAQFDEGLCELFGVPRAALPEVIDMAGELGRTDPRLFGGPIAITGCAGDQQAATIGQACLSPGETKATYGTGAFILTNQGGAVPRSTHRLLSTVLTQLEGQRTYAIEGSVFVAGSLVQWLRDSLGIVDVAEETEALARSIPDSGGVTIVPALAGLGAPHWRADARGVIAGLSFASGKAQLARAALEAMAHQTWDLAQAFAADGTAWASLRIDGGMAANDWMAQDLADVLGVPVERPGFVETTALGAAMLAATGAGLYPDLAAAAEAMQGELTRFEPVMPDDVREERLARWRKALAAA from the coding sequence ATGAGCGATTATATCCTCGTGCTCGACGAAGGGACCACTTCGACGCGGGCCATGCTGTTCGCCAGCGACGGCGTCATGGTCGCGAGCGCCCAGGCCGAGCTGACGCAGCATTACCCGCAAGGCGGCTGGGTCGAACACGATGCGGCCGAGATCTGGGACAAGACGCTGGCCTGCGCGCGCGAGGTCGTGCCTAGGGCAGGCGGGGCGGCGATGATCGCGGGGCTCGGCATCACCAACCAGCGCGAGACGGTGGTGGCTTGGGACCGCGAGACGGGCGAGCCGCTGACCCGCGCGATCGTGTGGCAGGACCGCCGGACCGAGCCCTTGTGCATGGAGCTGCGCGAAGCGGGCCACGAGGCGGAGGTCCAGCGACGCACCGGCCTTGTCCTCGATCCCTATTTCGCGGGCACCAAGATGCGCTGGATGCTCGATAACGTGCCCGCGGTGAAGGCGGCAGCGGAGGCGGGGACGCTCGCCTTCGGCACGGTCGAAAGCTGGCTCATCTTCAAGCTTACCGGCGGCAAGCGCCATGTGACCGATGCCAGCAATGCCAGTCGCACGCTGCTCATGGACCTCGAAAGCGCGCAGTTCGACGAAGGGCTGTGCGAGCTTTTCGGCGTACCCCGCGCCGCGCTGCCCGAAGTCATCGACATGGCGGGTGAACTCGGCCGGACCGACCCGCGCCTGTTCGGCGGACCGATCGCGATCACCGGCTGCGCGGGCGACCAGCAGGCGGCGACCATCGGGCAGGCCTGCCTGTCGCCGGGCGAGACCAAGGCGACCTACGGGACGGGGGCCTTCATCCTGACCAACCAGGGCGGCGCCGTGCCGCGTTCGACGCACCGCCTGCTCTCGACCGTGCTGACCCAGCTTGAGGGCCAGCGGACCTACGCGATCGAAGGCTCGGTCTTCGTCGCGGGGAGCCTCGTCCAGTGGCTGAGGGATTCGCTCGGCATCGTCGATGTCGCCGAAGAGACCGAGGCGCTCGCCCGGTCGATCCCCGACAGCGGCGGGGTGACGATCGTGCCCGCGCTCGCCGGATTGGGCGCGCCGCATTGGCGGGCGGATGCGCGCGGGGTGATAGCGGGGCTCAGCTTCGCCAGCGGCAAGGCACAGCTCGCCCGCGCGGCGCTCGAAGCGATGGCGCACCAGACATGGGACCTCGCGCAAGCCTTCGCCGCCGACGGGACCGCCTGGGCGAGCCTTCGCATCGACGGCGGCATGGCGGCGAACGACTGGATGGCGCAGGATCTCGCCGACGTGCTCGGCGTGCCGGTCGAACGGCCCGGCTTCGTCGAGACGACCGCACTCGGCGCGGCGATGCTGGCGGCGACCGGGGCGGGGCTCTACCCCGACCTCGCGGCGGCGGCCGAGGCGATGCAGGGCGAGCTCACCCGCTTCGAACCGGTCATGCCGGACGACGTGCGCGAGGAGCGGCTGGCTCGCTGGCGCAAGGCGCTCGCCGCCGCTTGA
- a CDS encoding DUF465 domain-containing protein, translated as MNEAELRKKLELLRTEHRDLDAAIAALTEAGERTGFVDQLQIARLKKRKLRLKDQIAIIEDELLPDIIA; from the coding sequence ATGAACGAGGCGGAGCTGCGCAAGAAGCTCGAATTGCTGCGCACCGAACATCGCGATCTCGACGCGGCCATCGCCGCGCTGACCGAGGCGGGGGAGCGAACGGGCTTCGTCGACCAGCTCCAGATCGCGCGCCTGAAAAAGCGCAAGCTGCGCCTCAAGGACCAGATCGCGATCATCGAGGACGAATTGCTGCCCGATATTATTGCGTAG